A portion of the Pseudomonas sp. GR 6-02 genome contains these proteins:
- a CDS encoding response regulator transcription factor — protein MPNILLVEDDTALSELIASYLERNGYSVSVISRGDHVRERARVSPPDLVILDLMLPGLDGLQVCRLLRADSATLPILMLTARDDSHDQVLGLEMGADDYVTKPCEPRVLLARVRTLLRRSSLSEPQTANDRILMGNLCIDLSERTVTWRGQLVELSSGEYNLLVVLARHAGEVLSRDQILQRLRGIEFNGTDRSVDVAISKLRRKFDDHAGEARKIKTVWGKGYLFSRSEWEC, from the coding sequence ATGCCCAACATCCTCCTGGTCGAAGACGACACCGCGCTCTCGGAACTGATTGCCAGCTACCTGGAACGCAACGGTTATTCCGTCAGCGTGATCAGCCGCGGCGATCATGTACGCGAACGCGCGCGGGTCAGTCCGCCGGACCTGGTGATTCTCGATCTGATGTTGCCGGGGCTCGACGGCTTGCAGGTCTGCCGCTTGCTGCGGGCGGATTCGGCGACGTTGCCGATCCTGATGCTCACCGCCCGTGACGACAGTCACGATCAGGTGCTGGGCCTGGAAATGGGCGCAGACGACTACGTCACCAAACCCTGCGAGCCCCGTGTGTTGCTGGCCCGCGTACGCACGCTGTTGCGTCGCAGCAGCCTCAGCGAACCGCAGACCGCTAATGACCGTATTCTCATGGGCAACCTGTGCATCGACCTGTCCGAGCGCACTGTGACCTGGCGCGGGCAACTGGTCGAGCTGTCCAGCGGCGAATACAACTTGCTGGTGGTGCTGGCCCGGCATGCCGGCGAGGTGCTGAGCCGTGACCAAATTCTGCAACGCCTGCGCGGTATCGAATTCAACGGTACCGACCGCTCGGTGGATGTGGCCATCTCCAAACTGCGGCGCAAGTTCGACGACCACGCCGGCGAGGCGCGCAAGATCAAGACCGTGTGGGGCAAGGGCTACCTGTTCAGCCGCTCCGAGTGGGAATGCTGA
- a CDS encoding ATP-binding protein, producing the protein MFRILFRLYLVTIVSFSAAIYLVPDLVIKVFHERFVTYNLDYSRGLQTLIVKQFRTVPVEQWPALAAEMDKEFQPLHIILARNDDAEFTLDERERLQRGENVVRIGDWGWRTLAVTPLNEQMVVEMVVPPDPTDVSWLYWSINVLIGATMLACLLLWLRPHWRDLERLKSTAERFGKGHLSERTQISPSSNIGSLANVFDTMAGDIENLLNQQRDLLNAVSHELRTPLTRLDFGLALALSDDLPATSRERLQGLVAHIRELDELVLELLSYSRLQNPARLPDQVEVSLDEFIDSILGSVDEELESPEIVIDVLLHGQLERFSLDPRLTARAIQNLLRNAMRYCEKRIQIGVQVCAKGCEIWVDDDGIGIPDEERERIFEPFYRLDRSRDRATGGFGLGLAISRRALEAQGGTLTAQASPLGGARFRLWLPTSA; encoded by the coding sequence ATGTTCAGAATCCTGTTTCGTCTGTACCTGGTGACCATCGTTTCGTTCAGCGCGGCGATCTACCTGGTGCCGGACCTGGTGATCAAGGTCTTCCATGAGCGTTTTGTGACCTACAACCTCGATTACTCCCGAGGTTTGCAAACGCTGATCGTCAAACAGTTTCGTACGGTGCCTGTCGAGCAGTGGCCGGCGCTGGCGGCGGAGATGGACAAGGAGTTCCAGCCGCTGCACATCATTTTGGCCCGCAATGACGATGCCGAATTTACCCTGGATGAGCGCGAACGCTTGCAGCGCGGGGAGAACGTGGTACGCATCGGCGACTGGGGCTGGCGCACCCTGGCGGTGACACCATTGAACGAGCAGATGGTGGTGGAGATGGTCGTGCCACCGGACCCCACGGATGTCAGTTGGTTGTACTGGAGCATCAACGTGCTGATCGGTGCGACGATGCTGGCCTGCCTGTTGTTGTGGCTGCGCCCGCACTGGCGCGACCTGGAACGTCTCAAAAGCACCGCCGAACGCTTCGGCAAGGGCCATTTGAGCGAGCGCACGCAGATTTCCCCCAGCTCCAACATCGGCAGCCTGGCCAACGTGTTCGACACCATGGCCGGCGACATCGAAAACCTGCTCAACCAGCAGCGCGACTTGCTCAACGCCGTGTCCCACGAATTGCGCACGCCGTTGACGCGGCTGGATTTCGGCCTGGCCCTGGCGCTGTCCGACGACTTGCCGGCCACCAGCCGGGAACGCCTGCAAGGCCTGGTCGCGCACATTCGCGAACTGGATGAGCTGGTGCTGGAGCTGCTGTCCTACAGCCGATTGCAAAACCCGGCTCGGCTGCCGGATCAGGTCGAGGTGTCGCTGGATGAATTCATCGACAGTATTTTGGGCAGCGTCGATGAAGAGCTTGAGTCACCGGAAATCGTCATTGATGTGCTGCTGCACGGTCAGCTCGAACGCTTCTCGCTGGATCCGAGATTGACCGCCCGGGCGATCCAGAACCTGCTGCGCAACGCCATGCGCTATTGCGAGAAACGGATTCAGATTGGTGTGCAGGTGTGCGCCAAAGGCTGTGAGATCTGGGTGGATGACGATGGCATTGGCATTCCCGATGAAGAGCGGGAGCGGATCTTTGAGCCGTTCTATCGGCTGGATCGCAGTCGGGATCGCGCCACAGGCGGGTTTGGCCTGGGGCTGGCAATCAGCCGCCGAGCACTGGAAGCGCAGGGCGGCACGCTGACCGCGCAGGCATCACCATTGGGCGGCGCACGGTTCCGTTTGTGGCTGCCCACCTCGGCCTGA